From the Variovorax paradoxus genome, the window GAGCTCGCGAAACAGGAGCAGGCGCAGGTCGGGCAGTCGATCGCAGCAGCGGAAGATGCCGCCTACTACAACCTGTTGAAGGAACGCTTCAAGGCGGAAATTCTGGTGCCGAAGCCGGCGGACACGCTGCCTGTCGCGGGTCGCTGACGCGGCGGCCGCGAGGCCCGCAGACACGAAAGCCCGAACCCGCTGGTTCGGGCTTTTTTCATGGTGACGGCCGGGCGGCCCGTCGCACGAGGGACAAGTGGCGGCTGCGCTTCTTGCCAGAATCCCGGGCATGGGAACCCTCTATCTCGTGCGTCACGGACAAGCCAGCTTCGGCGCTGCCGACTATGACAACCTGAGCGAACTCGGGCGCCGACAGTCCGTGCGCCTGGGCGAATACTGGCGCGAGCGCGGCATGAAGTTCGACGCGGTCATCACCGGGACGCTGAAGCGCCATCGCCAGACCTGGGAGGGCATCGCCAAGGGATTGGGCCTGACGCGCGATGACGTCCTGCCGTGGCCCGGACTGAACGAATACGACAGCGAGGCGGTCATTGCCACCATCCACGAAGGCAAGCTCGAGAAGCCCGATTCGCCCGAGATGTATCGCCATCACTTCCGTTTGCTGCGCGAAGGACTCGGTGCGTGGATGCAAGGCAAGACGGCGCCCGTAGGCATGCCGAGCTATGTGGATTTTCTCGCCGGCGTGACGACGGCGCTGGACCATGTGCGTGACAAGCACCATGGCGCCAAGGTGCTGGTGGTGTCGAGCGGTGGACCGATCAGCACGGCTGTAGGCCATGTGCTCGGCACGAGCGCGGAGACGACGATCGAGCTCAACCTGCGCATTCGCAATACCTCGGTCACGGAATTCGCATTCACACCGAAGC encodes:
- a CDS encoding histidine phosphatase family protein, yielding MGTLYLVRHGQASFGAADYDNLSELGRRQSVRLGEYWRERGMKFDAVITGTLKRHRQTWEGIAKGLGLTRDDVLPWPGLNEYDSEAVIATIHEGKLEKPDSPEMYRHHFRLLREGLGAWMQGKTAPVGMPSYVDFLAGVTTALDHVRDKHHGAKVLVVSSGGPISTAVGHVLGTSAETTIELNLRIRNTSVTEFAFTPKRHMLVTYNTLPHLDGPAYEGWVTYA